A single Anopheles maculipalpis chromosome 3RL, idAnoMacuDA_375_x, whole genome shotgun sequence DNA region contains:
- the LOC126562227 gene encoding myeloid differentiation primary response protein MyD88, translating to MLDNPVKTTEVSVKNRIDLAVVPLKALSSRTWDLLAELLNHKRIFTSEDGYFRDWRGVFDMVGIPKNFLPLVSTNANPTRRLLELWQSENHQCKLEANLAVLQHVLGCIDRWDILDDTSKMFEQDAEQFLIREQKRVAKSVNETDEKVSNVGADSDIITKDDTPDHKQQYDAFILYADADIEFASKMVERLEARGMQLCLKDRDILGGSNFEHEVISRLISERCRRVVVIISKAFLESPLNDFTVTFAQALQIEKKERKVIPCVYDRCELPPHLRYTCRLDYQRSQNLYNFWDKLADSIRDTPRKVGVEMNVREAPEQKTVNETKSILPSAPRPIPKVIVEEPTLVVKMPSPMDQESRSGSLKKSHSFWDLFSSFSHKKDKLNGSTTTLNSNDAVPSTSPKKTSSSPLALIRRDKKQTMVGSGGSSAPSECPLEQPTEKPAKAKKKWYKPSSRKVATAV from the exons ATGCTGGACAATCCCGTGAAAACTACCGAGGTCAGCGTGAAGAATCGGATCGATTTGGCGGTGGTTCCGCTGAAAGCATTAAGTTCCCGGACATGGGATTTATTGGCCGAGCTGTTGAATCACAAACGAATTTTCACCTCTGAGGATGGCTACTTTCGGGATTGGCGTGGTGTGTTCGATATGGTCGGTATTCCTAAAAACTTTCTACCGCTGGTATCGACCAATGCCAACCCAACCCGTCGTTTGCTGGAGCTCTGGCAGAGCGAGAACCATCAGTGCAAGCTCGAGGCAAACCTTGCCGTGCTGCAGCATGTGCTCGGATGCATCGATCGGTGGGACATCCTGGACGATACATCTAAAATGTTTG AGCAAGACGCTGAACAATTTCTCATTCGCGAACAAAAAAGGGTAGCAAAGAGCGTGAACGAAACGGATGAGAAAGTATCGAACGTAGGTGCGGACAGTGACATTATCACGAAGGATGACACTCCCGACCACAAGCAGCAGTACGATGCGTTCATTCTATACGCCGATGCGGACATTGAGTTTGCATCGAAAATGGTAGAACGGTTGGAAGCACGAGGGATGCAACTGTGCCTGAAGGATCGTGACATACTCGGCGGAAGCAACTTTGAGCATGAAGTCATATCGCGCCTCATTTCCGAACGCTGCCGTCGAGTGGTGGTGATCATTTCGAAAGCGTTTCTCGAGAGTCCGTTGAACGATTTCACCGTCACATTCGCCCAGGCCCTGCAGATAGAGAAGAAGGAGCGCAAGGTAATACCGTGCGTGTACGATCGATGCGAACTACCGCCCCATTTACGCTACACCTGCCGGTTGGACTATCAGCGGTCACAAAATTTGTACAACTTTTGGGATAAACTCGCTGACTCAATACGCGACACGCCACGAAAGGTCGGTGTGGAAATGAACGTTCGAGAAGCGCCAGAACAGAAGACTgtcaacgaaacaaaatccatcttaccaaGTGCTCCCCGACCAATTCCGAAAGTGATCGTTGAAGAACCTACGCTGGTGGTAAAGATGCCCAGCCCGATGGATCAGGAAAGTCGCTCGGGCAGCTTGAAAAAGTCACACTCATTTTGGGATTTATTTTCAAGCTTTAGTCACAAGAAAGACAAACTAAATGGCAGCACAACGACGCTCAACAGCAACGATGCTGTCCCATCGACCAGTCCGAAGAAAACCAGTTCGTCACCGTTGGCATTGATCAGGCGcgataaaaaacaaacgatggtTGGTAGCGGTGGTTCGTCCGCACCGTCTGAGTGTCCACTGGAACAGCCAACAGAAAAGCCAGCgaaggcaaaaaagaaatggtaCAAACCGAGCAGCCGGAAAGTGGCAACGGCCGTGTGA
- the LOC126562198 gene encoding uncharacterized protein LOC126562198 isoform X1, which translates to MWSAALCTLGVSKPIWGCNCLNFRQGMSVESRGKRPLKIWDSWRNVRKGLVVGSFEELIVRGKDKLGVPASEPVRLVLECDGTQVEDGEYFRTLANNTVLLLLRQGERWYPTGVDVIKAAISAIPKIVCETIHALELQDETPSWKIMDNKGRVTVVLHWDQRQGGGQGGGGGGSSSSGGPGPGGPGVGLSNGPTSDKFSPSKKSLSTQNSIDKSSVSSQPRFPSPQITVINHDDPQSQIYHSARRLSKQGGSFDSAVGAVHVHTPECAHHAHMPTRAGSPGATECDFHCCALHEEGRKIAVHKNVATSPIQDGSASPQPPPSSMSDSRRTSTTKGHVRFLDIGPERDSSESETENTVMEDETVTSEKFLLLIDQLSVDQKRHLSIKDIGIILERLSSKILDVERLDRESESDDCYNWTIKATIRGDALRELGVIYNGNYYAISEHPGYKEENEENGEDAEEEDEDRL; encoded by the exons ATGTGGTCTGCAGCACTATGTACATTGGGCGTTTCGAAACCGATTTGGGGCTGCAACTGTTTGAACTTTCGCCAAGGAATGTCCGTG GAGTCTCGTGGCAAGAGGCCTTTAAAAATCTGGGACAGTTGGCGCAATGTCCGTAAAGGTCTCGTAGTCGGTAGCTTCGAGGAGCTAATAGTTAGAG GAAAAGACAAATTAGGAGTGCCAGCCTCCGAACCCGTGCGACTGGTGTTGGAATGCGACGGCACGCAGGTGGAGGATGGCGAATACTTCAGGACGTTAGCGAACAATACGGTACTACTCCTATTGCGGCAAGGTGAACGCTGGTATCCTACGGGGGTTGATGTAATTAAGGCTG CAATATCAGCAATACCAAAGATCGTTTGCGAAACAATACATGCATTGGAGCTGCAGGATGAAACACCCTCCTGGAAGATTATGGATAACAAGGGTCGAGTCACAGTTGTGTTGCATTGGGATCAACGGCAAGGCGGTGGTCaaggtggcggtggcggcggcagcagcagtagcggcgGTCCAGGGCCTGGCGGGCCCGGTGTCGGTTTAAGCAACGGGCCGACGTCGGACAAATTTTCCCCCTCGAAGAAAAGCCTCTCCACCCAAAACTCGATCGACAAATCGTCCGTGTCCAGCCAGCCGCGCTTCCCCAGCCCCCAGATTACCGTCATCAATCACGATGATCCGCAGTCCCAGATTTACCATTCGGCACGGCGACTCTCGAAACAGGGCGGCTCGTTCGACAGTGCCGTCGGGGCGGTGCACGTGCACACGCCCGAGTGTGCGCACCATGCGCATATGCCCACGCGTGCCGGCAGCCCCGGTGCGACCGAGTGCGACTTTCACTGTTGCGCACTGCACGAGGAGGGGCGAAAGATTGCGGTGCACAAGAATGTGGCCACCTCGCCGATACAGGACGGGTCCGCGAGTCCGCAGCCGCCACCGAGCAGCATGTCGGACAGCCGGCGTACGTCCACGACCAAGGGTCACGTGCGGTTCCTGGACATTGGGCCGGAGCGGGACAGTTCCGAGAGTGAAACGGAGAACACCGTCATGGAGGACGAAACCGTGACGTCCGAGAAGTTTCTGCTGCTGATCGACCAGCTGTCCGTCGATCAGAAGCGCCACCTTAGCATCAAGGATATCGGCATCATACTCGAGCGGCTGAGCTCGAAGATACTGGATGTCGAGCGGTTGGACCGCGAGAGCGAGTCCGACGATTGCTACAACTGGACGATCAAGGCAACGATACGTGGCGATGCGCTGCGCGAGCTAGGTGTTATTTATAATGGAAACTATTACGCAATATCAGAGCATCCTGGCTACAAGGAGGAGAACGAGGAGAATGGCGAGGATgcggaggaggaggacgaggaTAGATTATAA
- the LOC126562198 gene encoding uncharacterized protein LOC126562198 isoform X2, whose amino-acid sequence MWSAALCTLGVSKPIWGCNCLNFRQGMSVESRGKRPLKIWDSWRNVRKGLVVGSFEELIVRGKDKLGVPASEPVRLVLECDGTQVEDGEYFRTLANNTVLLLLRQGERWYPTGVDVIKAAIPKIVCETIHALELQDETPSWKIMDNKGRVTVVLHWDQRQGGGQGGGGGGSSSSGGPGPGGPGVGLSNGPTSDKFSPSKKSLSTQNSIDKSSVSSQPRFPSPQITVINHDDPQSQIYHSARRLSKQGGSFDSAVGAVHVHTPECAHHAHMPTRAGSPGATECDFHCCALHEEGRKIAVHKNVATSPIQDGSASPQPPPSSMSDSRRTSTTKGHVRFLDIGPERDSSESETENTVMEDETVTSEKFLLLIDQLSVDQKRHLSIKDIGIILERLSSKILDVERLDRESESDDCYNWTIKATIRGDALRELGVIYNGNYYAISEHPGYKEENEENGEDAEEEDEDRL is encoded by the exons ATGTGGTCTGCAGCACTATGTACATTGGGCGTTTCGAAACCGATTTGGGGCTGCAACTGTTTGAACTTTCGCCAAGGAATGTCCGTG GAGTCTCGTGGCAAGAGGCCTTTAAAAATCTGGGACAGTTGGCGCAATGTCCGTAAAGGTCTCGTAGTCGGTAGCTTCGAGGAGCTAATAGTTAGAG GAAAAGACAAATTAGGAGTGCCAGCCTCCGAACCCGTGCGACTGGTGTTGGAATGCGACGGCACGCAGGTGGAGGATGGCGAATACTTCAGGACGTTAGCGAACAATACGGTACTACTCCTATTGCGGCAAGGTGAACGCTGGTATCCTACGGGGGTTGATGTAATTAAGGCTG CAATACCAAAGATCGTTTGCGAAACAATACATGCATTGGAGCTGCAGGATGAAACACCCTCCTGGAAGATTATGGATAACAAGGGTCGAGTCACAGTTGTGTTGCATTGGGATCAACGGCAAGGCGGTGGTCaaggtggcggtggcggcggcagcagcagtagcggcgGTCCAGGGCCTGGCGGGCCCGGTGTCGGTTTAAGCAACGGGCCGACGTCGGACAAATTTTCCCCCTCGAAGAAAAGCCTCTCCACCCAAAACTCGATCGACAAATCGTCCGTGTCCAGCCAGCCGCGCTTCCCCAGCCCCCAGATTACCGTCATCAATCACGATGATCCGCAGTCCCAGATTTACCATTCGGCACGGCGACTCTCGAAACAGGGCGGCTCGTTCGACAGTGCCGTCGGGGCGGTGCACGTGCACACGCCCGAGTGTGCGCACCATGCGCATATGCCCACGCGTGCCGGCAGCCCCGGTGCGACCGAGTGCGACTTTCACTGTTGCGCACTGCACGAGGAGGGGCGAAAGATTGCGGTGCACAAGAATGTGGCCACCTCGCCGATACAGGACGGGTCCGCGAGTCCGCAGCCGCCACCGAGCAGCATGTCGGACAGCCGGCGTACGTCCACGACCAAGGGTCACGTGCGGTTCCTGGACATTGGGCCGGAGCGGGACAGTTCCGAGAGTGAAACGGAGAACACCGTCATGGAGGACGAAACCGTGACGTCCGAGAAGTTTCTGCTGCTGATCGACCAGCTGTCCGTCGATCAGAAGCGCCACCTTAGCATCAAGGATATCGGCATCATACTCGAGCGGCTGAGCTCGAAGATACTGGATGTCGAGCGGTTGGACCGCGAGAGCGAGTCCGACGATTGCTACAACTGGACGATCAAGGCAACGATACGTGGCGATGCGCTGCGCGAGCTAGGTGTTATTTATAATGGAAACTATTACGCAATATCAGAGCATCCTGGCTACAAGGAGGAGAACGAGGAGAATGGCGAGGATgcggaggaggaggacgaggaTAGATTATAA
- the LOC126562198 gene encoding uncharacterized protein LOC126562198 isoform X3 — MAREESRGKRPLKIWDSWRNVRKGLVVGSFEELIVRGKDKLGVPASEPVRLVLECDGTQVEDGEYFRTLANNTVLLLLRQGERWYPTGVDVIKAAISAIPKIVCETIHALELQDETPSWKIMDNKGRVTVVLHWDQRQGGGQGGGGGGSSSSGGPGPGGPGVGLSNGPTSDKFSPSKKSLSTQNSIDKSSVSSQPRFPSPQITVINHDDPQSQIYHSARRLSKQGGSFDSAVGAVHVHTPECAHHAHMPTRAGSPGATECDFHCCALHEEGRKIAVHKNVATSPIQDGSASPQPPPSSMSDSRRTSTTKGHVRFLDIGPERDSSESETENTVMEDETVTSEKFLLLIDQLSVDQKRHLSIKDIGIILERLSSKILDVERLDRESESDDCYNWTIKATIRGDALRELGVIYNGNYYAISEHPGYKEENEENGEDAEEEDEDRL; from the exons GAGTCTCGTGGCAAGAGGCCTTTAAAAATCTGGGACAGTTGGCGCAATGTCCGTAAAGGTCTCGTAGTCGGTAGCTTCGAGGAGCTAATAGTTAGAG GAAAAGACAAATTAGGAGTGCCAGCCTCCGAACCCGTGCGACTGGTGTTGGAATGCGACGGCACGCAGGTGGAGGATGGCGAATACTTCAGGACGTTAGCGAACAATACGGTACTACTCCTATTGCGGCAAGGTGAACGCTGGTATCCTACGGGGGTTGATGTAATTAAGGCTG CAATATCAGCAATACCAAAGATCGTTTGCGAAACAATACATGCATTGGAGCTGCAGGATGAAACACCCTCCTGGAAGATTATGGATAACAAGGGTCGAGTCACAGTTGTGTTGCATTGGGATCAACGGCAAGGCGGTGGTCaaggtggcggtggcggcggcagcagcagtagcggcgGTCCAGGGCCTGGCGGGCCCGGTGTCGGTTTAAGCAACGGGCCGACGTCGGACAAATTTTCCCCCTCGAAGAAAAGCCTCTCCACCCAAAACTCGATCGACAAATCGTCCGTGTCCAGCCAGCCGCGCTTCCCCAGCCCCCAGATTACCGTCATCAATCACGATGATCCGCAGTCCCAGATTTACCATTCGGCACGGCGACTCTCGAAACAGGGCGGCTCGTTCGACAGTGCCGTCGGGGCGGTGCACGTGCACACGCCCGAGTGTGCGCACCATGCGCATATGCCCACGCGTGCCGGCAGCCCCGGTGCGACCGAGTGCGACTTTCACTGTTGCGCACTGCACGAGGAGGGGCGAAAGATTGCGGTGCACAAGAATGTGGCCACCTCGCCGATACAGGACGGGTCCGCGAGTCCGCAGCCGCCACCGAGCAGCATGTCGGACAGCCGGCGTACGTCCACGACCAAGGGTCACGTGCGGTTCCTGGACATTGGGCCGGAGCGGGACAGTTCCGAGAGTGAAACGGAGAACACCGTCATGGAGGACGAAACCGTGACGTCCGAGAAGTTTCTGCTGCTGATCGACCAGCTGTCCGTCGATCAGAAGCGCCACCTTAGCATCAAGGATATCGGCATCATACTCGAGCGGCTGAGCTCGAAGATACTGGATGTCGAGCGGTTGGACCGCGAGAGCGAGTCCGACGATTGCTACAACTGGACGATCAAGGCAACGATACGTGGCGATGCGCTGCGCGAGCTAGGTGTTATTTATAATGGAAACTATTACGCAATATCAGAGCATCCTGGCTACAAGGAGGAGAACGAGGAGAATGGCGAGGATgcggaggaggaggacgaggaTAGATTATAA